In Mus musculus strain C57BL/6J chromosome 14, GRCm38.p6 C57BL/6J, the following are encoded in one genomic region:
- the Rnase9 gene encoding inactive ribonuclease-like protein 9 precursor: MKPLVIKFAWPLPLLLLLLLPPKLQGNYWDFGEYELNPEVRDFIREYESTGPTKPPTVKRIIEMITIGDQPFNDYDYCNTELRTKQIHYKGRCYPEHYIAGVPYGELVKACDGEEVQCKNGVKSCRRSMNLIEGVRCVLETGQQMTNCTYKTILMIGYPVVSCQWDEETKIFIPDHIYNMSLPK; the protein is encoded by the coding sequence atgaaacctttGGTCATCAAGTTCGCCTGGCCTTtgccattgctgctgctgctgctgctgccaccgaAGCTTCAGGGGAACTATTGGGATTTTGGGGAATATGAACTAAACCCAGAAGTACGTGACTTTATTAGGGAATATGAGAGTACAGGGCCCACCAAACCACCTACCGTAAAAAGAATCATAGAAATGATCACCATTGGTGACCAACCTTTCAATGACTACGATTACTGCAACACTGAACTCAGGACTAAACAGATTCACTATAAGGGGCGCTGTTACCCAGAACACTACATTGCAGGAGTGCCCTATGGTGAGCTAGTAAAAGCCTGTGATGGTGAAGAAGTGCAATGTAAGAATGGCGTTAAATCTTGCAGAAGAAGCATGAATCTAATCGAGGGAGTGAGGTGTGTTTTAGAAACAGGACAGCAAATGACAAACTGCACATATAAAACCATCCTCATGATTGGTTATCCAGTTGTCTCCTGTCAATGggatgaagaaaccaaaattttTATTCCTGaccatatatataatatgtcacTACCCAAGTAG